A window of Streptomyces sp. NBC_01224 genomic DNA:
CACCCGCGTACGACCCGTATATATGCGACTGGGTCGCCCGGTATGTGCGACGGCGTCGCCCGGCCATATACGACTGGGCCGCCAGGCGCACACCCCGAAATCGGACACCCGATCGCCCCACCTGTGGCACGAGACACACGCGTCACGTCCCACACCCCACACGCTGGGGCTTTGACCCGAGCCCTACGCAGCCTTTTGCTTTCCTTTACTTCTGCAAGCCCCATTTCGTTTGCCTGCAGCAACCAACAGCTTCTATGGTTGCCCTAAGCAACAAGATGAACCGGTGAGATGTCTGGGGGACCCGTGGCCGTACGAAGTCAGTACGAAGAACTGGCCCGACAGCTCAGCGCCATCGGGGCCGTCAAGCGGGGTCTCGCCCGCATGCTGCCCCCCGAATGCCCCGGCGGCTCGGCGGCCGTACTGGCACTTCTCCGTGAACACGGCGAAATGCGGATCAGCAGACTGGCCGAGCTGATGGCCGTCGACATGTCGGTGACCAGCCGTCATGTCGCCCATGTGGCAGAGCGCGGCTGGATCGAACGGTCCTCGGACCCGGCGGACAAGCGGTCCCGCATCCTGCGGCTGACCCCCGCCGGACACGACGTGCTCAGCGATCTGAACCGCCGGACCACCGAAATGTTCATCCACAACCTCTCGGACTGGTCCGACGACGACGTCGGACAGCTCAACACGCTGTTGGCCAGGCTGCGCGACAGTTTTGCCTGTCGCGGCCCCGGAGGGTGCGCCCCCGGAAAGCACGTCGGTGACTGCTCCCGGCATGCCGACAGCGACAACGACTCGCACACCCGTACACCCGTGTAACAGAAGCAAAGACAAGGAACTCAATGGCTACGACCACACCAACCGGTGTGCGGGGCGGCCACGCCAAGCACGGGGGATCATCCGATCCCTCCGACGGCACGCCGATGACACACCGGCAGATCATGGAAGCACTGGCCGGGCTGATGCTCGGCATGTTTGTCGCGATCCTGTCGTCGACGGTCGTCTCCAACGCCCTTCCGGAGATCATCTCCGACCTCGGCGGCGGCCAGAGCGCCTACACCTGGGTCGTCACGGCCTCGCTGCTGGCGATGACCGCCACCACCCCCCTGTGGGGCAAGCTCTCCGACCTGTTCAGCAAGAAGCTGCTGGTTCAGATAGCCCTCGTCATCTACGTCGCGGGCTCGGTCGTCGCCGGTATGTCGACCAGCAGCGGCATGCTGATCGCCTGCCGTGTCGTCCAGGGCATCGGCGTCGGCGGTCTCTCCGCCCTCGCGCAGATCGTGATGGCGGCGATGATCGCCCCGCGTGAGCGCGGTCGCTACAGCGGATACATCGGTGCGGTGTTCGCCGTCGCCACCGTCGGTGGTCCGCTGCTCGGCGGTGTCATCACCGACACCAGCTGGATGGGCTGGCGCTGGTGCTTCTACGTCGGTGTGCCGTTCGCCATCATCGCGCTGATCGTGCTCCAGAAGACCCTGAAGCTCCCGGTCGTCAAGCGTGAGGTCAAGGTCGACTGGACCGGCGCGTTCTTCATCAGCGCCGCCGTGTCGCTGCTGCTCCTCTGGGTCACCTTCGCGGGCGACAAGTACGACTGGCTGTCGTGGCAGACCGGCGTGATGCTCGCGGGTTCCCTGATCCTCGCCCTGCTCTTCGTCTTCACCGAGTCCCGGGCCAGCGAGCCGATCATCCCGCTGCGTCTCTTCCGTAACCGCACCATCACGCTGGCCTCGCTGGCCTCGCTGTTCGTCGGTATCGCGATGTTCGCGGGCACCGTCTTCTTCAGCCAGTACTTCCAGCTGGCGCGCGGCAAGTCGCCGACGATGTCGGGTGTCATGACGATCCCGATGATCACCGGCCTCTTCCTCTCCTCGACGATCTCGGGCCAGATCATCACCAAGACGGGCCGCTGGAAGGCCTGGCTGGTCACCGGTGGCTTCCTGGTCACCGCCGGGCTCGGACTGCTCGGCACCATCCGGTACGACACCGAGTACTGGCACATCGCGATCTTCATGTTCGTGATGGGTCTCGGCATCGGCATGATGATGCAGAACCTGGTGCTCGCCACGCAGAACCAGGTCGATCCGTCCGACCTCGGCTCGGCCAGCTCCGTCGTCACCTTCTTCCGTTCCCTCGGTGGTGCGATCGGCGTCTCGGCGCTGGGCGCCGTCATGGCGAACCGCGTCACCCACTACGTCAAGGACGGTCTCGCGGAGCTCGGCCCCAAGGGCGAGGCCATGGGCCACGGCGGCACCGGCGGCGGGGACATCCCCGACGTGCACGCACTGCCCGAGCCGTTCCGTACGGTCGTGGAGAGCGCCTACGGGCACGGTGTCGGCGACGTTTTCCTGTACGCCGCTCCGGCCGCGCTGCTCGCCTTCCTGATCACCATCTTCATCAAGGAGGTCGCACTGAAGACGAACTCCGCGAACGACGCCTCGGCCGCGGCCGAGGCCCCCGCCGCAGAGGCGGTCGAGGCTCCGGCCAACGCTGCCGCACCGGTCTCCCGGGCAACGGCCCCGGTCGCCCGGGCCTCCTCGGTCGACACCCTGGAAGCTCCGGTCGCCACCCTGCAGGGCACGGCCGTGCACGGTGTGGTGCGCGGCGCCGAGGGCGCACCCGTCGCACGGGCCGCAGTCACGCTGATCTCGCTGGCCGGCCGGCAGCTGGGGCGCTCCGTCGCCCAGGCCGACGGCAGCTACGGTCTGGACGCGCCGGGCTCCGGCAGCTATGTCCTGATCGCGTCAGCCGACGGCTTCCAGCCGCAGGCGTCCACCGTGGTCGTCGGTGACGAGTCGCTCTCGTACGACATCCTGCTGTCCGGTACGAGCGGCCTGGCCGGGATCGTGCGGACCGCCGAGACCGCTGCGCCGGTCGAGGGCGCCATGGTCATCGTGACCGATGTGCGCGGCGATGTGCTGGCCACCGGCAAGTCCGGTGAGACGGGCGAGTTCACCTTCGGTGAGCTGGTCCCCGGTTCGGTGACCGTCGCGGTGAACGCCGCAGGGTTCCGTCCGCTGGCGCTGCCGGTGGAGATCGGCGGCCAGGGCGTCACCCGGATCGAGGCCGCGCTGCAGTCCGGTGCGCTGGTGCAGGGCGTCGTGCGGGCCGGTTCCGGCCGGCGGCCGCTGCCGGACGCCCGGGTCACGCTGGTCGACGCGGCGGGCAATGTGGTCGCCACGTCCACAACCGGCGACGACGGGGCCTACGCCTTCGCCGACCTGGACGCGGGCGAGTACTCGGTCATCGCGACCGGCTACCCGCCGGTGGCCGGCGCGCTGACCGTGGCCGGTCGCGGGGTCGACGGCCACGACATCGAGCTCGCCCACCCCGGCGAGTAGCGACCTCGCCCACGATTGGCAGTGGGAGAAGGAGCGGCGTCCGGGGCCTTCGAATCCAGGGCGGAGGAGGGAGTCGACGCGGAGCGTCGGCGACTGACGACAACGCCGCAGGCGGAGGCCCCGGACACCGCGACGCCGCTGACAATCGCGGGCGAGGTCGTCACCACAGACCCCTGGCGGGTCGGCGTTTCGAGCGGAGACGCTGTACCGGCCGGTGGAAATGGGCCCCGGTGGCGGGGACGGCAGGCAGGGGACGGCCTGCCGTCCCCGCCCCGGGGCCCGACTCATTGAGTCATTGAGCAAGGAGAGAAAACGGGATGGGACTTCGCGCACAGGTACGGACGCGGGACGGCTGGGCGGTCCAGCACGCGGTCGTGACGGTCACCGACATGACCGGCGCGCAGGTGCTGCGGGCCACTGCCGACGAGGACGGGGCGGTGCGGACCGACACTCCCCTGCAGGCCGGCGCGTACACAGTGATCGTCACGGCGGTCGGGTACGCCCCCGCCGCCTCCACCGCCCTCGTCACCGCGAGCGGACGGGTCGAGGCCGGCACGGTGGTGCTGGCCCGCCAGGGCGGTGTGGAGCTGCCGCCGCCGGGCGCCTGGTCGCTGGACCCGGCGCACTCCTCGGTGGCCGCGGTCGCGCAGCACCTGGGGATCTCCAGCGTGCACGGCCGGTTCACAGAGTTCAGCGGCCGGATCGAGATCGCCGAGGAGCTCCACCGGTCCCGGGTCGACGCGATCATCGGCGCGGCCAGCATCGACACCGGCAACGACATGCGGGACAAGCACCTGCGGTCGGCGGACTTCCTCGACTCGGACCGGTTCCCGGAGATCACGTACCGCTCCCATGGGCTGGAACCGGCCGGTCCCGACCGCTGGACCGTGCACGGCGAGCTGACGATGCACGGTGTCGCGCGAAACGTCGACCTGAGCCTGAGCTACCTCGGCACCGGCCCCGACCCGTGGGGCGGGGTGCGTGCGGCGTTCAGCGCAACGGCGGAGCTGCGCCGCGAGGACTTCGCCATGAACTACAACCAGGTGGTGCAGGCGGGCATCTCGGCGATCGGTACGACGCTGCGGGTGGAGCTCGACATCCAGGCCGTGCAGGGTGAGTCCCTGCCGTCGTAGTCTGCGGACATGGCACCCGACATCGCGACGAACACGGCCGTGGAACTCGACGAGTTGCTGGCTTTCGTACGGCCCAGGCACCGGGCGATCCTGCTGACCACCCGGTCCGACGGCCGCCCCCAGGGCTCCCCGCTGACCTGCGGCGTCGACGACGCCGGACGGATCGTCGTCTCGACCTACCCCGAACGGGCCAAGACCCGCAACGCGAAACGGGACGAGCGGGTCAGTGTGATCGTCCTGTCCGACGACTGGAACGGGCCGTGGGTGCAGATCGACGGCTCGGCCGAGGTGATCGACTCACCGGATTCGGTCGAGCCGCTCGTCGAGTACTTCCGGAACATCTCGGGTGAGCACCCGGACTGGGACGAGTACCGGGCGGCAATGGTGAAGCAGGGGAAGTCGATCATCCGGATCACTCCGGAGCGCTGGGGCCCGGTCGCGACCGGCGGCTTCCCCGCCCACCTGGCGCCCGGCAGCTGACTGCTGTCTGCTGTCTGCTGTCTGCCGGATACGTTGCCCGTATGCCTTCCCGAATACATGCGCATGTTCCGGCGCCGGGCCTGCTCGCGCGGGCCCGGCAGCCGGCCGCGCCGACGCTGACCCCCGCGATGGGCGGGTTCTTCGGGACGGACCGCTTCGCGGGCATGGACGGCGCCACATTCATCAATGCCGGCCGGGGCGCGACGGTGGATGTGCGGCGCGGGTACCGAGGGACGAACGAGGTCTCAGCGGTCCCGCATCGCCTCGATGCCCGCGATCAGCAGGTCCAGGGCGAAAGTGAAGTCCCGGTCGCGCATCTCCTCGACCGTGTCGCCGCCGCGGGCGTCCATCAGGTCCTGTGAGGACTCGACGATCCGGCTGAGCTGCGGCTGGCTCCGGATGGCGCCCAGCGCCTGCTGGAAGAACTCGTCCTGGCTGACCCCCGACTCCGCGCTGCGCTGCACGAAGTGGGCCTCGATGGTGCCGAATCCGTACACGAACTGGAAGACCGCGGAGAGTGCGCCCGTCTGCTGGTGCAGCGGCAGCCCCGTCGCCCGGATCACGTCCTGGACGGCGTGCGAGAACAGCATCGAGTGGGGGCCCATGTTGAGGAAGTGACCGGCGAGCGGCGACACCCAGCCATGCCGGACCAGCAATTCCCGATAGGAAATGGCCAGTTCGCGCAGCCGGTCGTGCCAGTGCGCGTCCTCACGAGGGGGCGCGATCTCGCTGTAGACCGAGTCGAGGGCCAGCTCCAGCAGATCGTCCTTGGTGTCCACGTACCAGTAGAGGGACATCGCGGTGACGTCCAGCTCGGCGGCGAGCCGGCGCATGGAGAACTTGGCGAGGCCCTCGGCGTCCAGCAGCCGGACGGAAGCCGCAGTGATCCTGTCCCGGTCGAGACCGGTCGGCTGGTCCGATTTACGGGTGCGCGACGGTGTCCTCCGGTCCAGCCACACGCTGGTCCTGGCGGGGTTCTTCACACGGTCGGCCGCGGACACCATGGCGCACTCTCCTCGTCTTGCCGGCGGGACGGACCGGATGCGTACTCGTGCGCACGAAGCGGATCCCTACGGTCCGATGCGCCCCGCCTCGATGCTATGCCGCCACCTCGGCCTCGGCCGAGCCCGCCCGGGCAGATTCTGCCCGCTCCGCGCGGCGCAGGAGCGCCGCGGCCAGCAGGCCGCCGGCCAGCACCGCCACCGCTCCGACCAGCTGGCTGGTCTCCAGTCCCGAGGCGAAGGCGTCCGTGATCCGCGCCCGCTCCCCGTCGTCGGTGGCCGAGGCCAGCGCGGCGGGCAGCGAGGCGGCCCCGACGGCCGCCGGCACGAGCGCTGCGAACCGGGAGTTCAGCACCGCGCCGAGGACGGCGACCCCCAGACCGTTGCCGAACTCGGCGAGCGTGCCGTTGACCCCCGCACCCACGCCTGCCTTCTCCGGCGGAATGGCGCTCATGATCGCGTTGGCCATGGCGGGCATGGCGAGCGCGATGCCCGCGCCCATCACGACCAGGCCGAGCAGCATGCCGCCGTAGCCGTCGCCGCCGAGCAGCGCGATCGCGGCGAGACCCGCGGCCAGCAGGCTCATCCCGGCCGCGATGGTGACGGGCGTGCCCAGCTTGGGCACCAGCCTGGCCCCCAGTCCGGTGAGGTTGAGCGCGACGACGCTCAGCGCCAGCGGAGCCGTACGCAGACCGGCTTCCAGCGGCCCGTAGCCGAGGACGAACTGGAGCTGCTGGGTGAGCAGGAAGAGCGAGCCGCCCATTCCGAACGCGACCAGGATCGCGCCCGCGACCGCCCCGATGAACTTCTGGTTGCGGAAGAAGTGCATGTCCAGCATCGGGTACGGGATGTGCAGCTCCCACAATATGAACCCGGCGAGGACGGCGACCCCGATGAAGGCGGTCAGCAGCACCCGGCCCGACGTCCAGCCGTGCTCCGGGCCGGAGATGATCGCGTACACGACGGATGCCATACCGATGGTGGAGAGCAGTGCGCCGAGCAGGTCGGGGCGCTCGCCACTGGGGTTCTTGGACTCCGGGACGAGCCGGACGACGGCGGCCAGACCGATGACCGCGACGGGGATGTTGATCAGGAAGATCGCGCCCCACCAGAAGTGGTCGAGCATCACTCCGCCGACCAGCGGTCCGACGGCGAAGCCCAGCGAGCTGACGGTCGACCAGATGCCGATCGCCTTGACCCGCTCGGAGTCGTCGAAGATCTGCACGACGACGGCCAGGGTCGTCGTCATCAGCAGCGCACCGCCGATGCCCATGCCCGCGCGGGCGGCGATCAGCTGCGTGGACGACTGGGCCAGTCCGGCCACCAGCGAGCCGATGCCGAACAGGGCGAGCCCCGCGATCAGCATCTTCTTGCGGCCGTAGCGGTCGGCGGAGCTGCCGGCCGTGAGCAGCAGACCCGACTGGACCAGCGAATAGGCGTTGATCATCCACTGCACATCGGCGGTGGAGGCGTCCAGCTCGCGGGTGAGGGAGGGGATCGCGACGTTGAGAACGGTGTTGTCGAGCAGCACGGTGAGCTGGGCGAGACAGATGACGCCAAGGATCAACCAGCGCTGCGGGTGGCTCGGTGGCGTGAGGCGGTTCTGCTCGGCGACGGTCGCCGTCATGCGGACTCCTGATGCCTTATACGGTGTACGGGGCTGAGTTGTACACCGTATAGCCAGCCCCATACGGTGTACAACTCAATTCCGCGCGGTACCGTGCTCGCCGCTGATCCGACAAGGACTGGAGTGTTATGTCACTGCGTCGTCGTACGGTGGAAGTGCTCATCGCAGCGGGCCTGTTGGGCACCGCCGTCGCGCCCCCGGCATCGGCCGCCGGGCAGGGGCACGCGGTGCCGCTGCGCGTGGCCACGTACAACATCCATGCGGGCGCCGGCATGGACAATGTCTTCGATCTCGACCGGCAGACCGCCGAGCTCCGCTCACTGGACGCCGATGTGATCGGGCTCCAGGAGGTCGACGTCCACTGGGGCACCCGCAGCGAATGGCGCGATCTGGCGGCCGAGCTGGCAGAGCGGCTGCACATGCAGGTCTCGTTCGCCCCGATCTACAGCCTCGACCCCGATACTCCGGGTACGCCCCGGCGTGAGTTCGGTGTCGCGGTGCTGTCCAGGTACCGGATCCTGAGCGCCGAGAACCACGAGATCACCCGGCTCTCCACCCAGGACCCGAACCCGGTTCCGGCCCCCGCGCCCGGCTTCGGCGAGGTGGTCCTGCGGGTGAAGGGGCTGCCCGTGCATGTGTATGTGACGCACCTCGACTACCGCGGCGACCCGTCCGTACGGACCGCCCAGGTCGCCGACACCCGCCGGATCATGGCCGAGGACGAGGCACCGGGGCGGCAGAAGGTGCGGCAGATCCTGCTCGGCGACTTCAACGCGGCACCGGCCGCTCCCGAACTCGCCCCGCTGTGGGAGAAGCTGACGGACATCGAGCCCGGTGGGCCGACGTACCCGGCGCAGGATCCGGTGCAGCGGATCGATTACGTGGCGGTGTCGAAGGATTCCGTACGGGTACGCGACGCGGCGGTGGCCGAGACGCTTGCCTCGGACCACCGCCCGGTTGTCGCGGATCTGCTGCTCCGTCGCTGAGCCTCTACTCGCCGCTCTTCGGCCGGGTCAGGTCGTAGAAGGTGGCACTGCCGACCGTGACCTCCTTGAAGTTCTCCTCCACCCAGGAGGAGATCCGGGACGAGGTGCCGCTGTTGCCGCCGCCCCCGCCCATCCCGCCCGCGATGAAGTAGTGGATCCTGCCGTCCTCGACGTACTTCTTGAACCGGGAGAGCGTCGGGGACGGGTCACTGCCGTTGAAGCCGCCGATCGCCATCACCGGGTCGCCGGTGGCGAGTTGGTAGCTCGCCGCGTTCTGTGAGCCGATGGCGGCGGCGACCCAGGTGTAGTCGCCGGCGTTCTTCTCCAGGAGCTTCTCGGCCTCGGCGCTGACGGACGAGCCGTTGAGCAGACCGCCCATGCCGCCGCCTCCCGGGGTGCCGCCTTCGCCCATGCCGCCGGGAGAGGTGCCTGTACCGGGTGCGGTGCCGGTGCCGGGCATGGCTCCCGGCTGCCGGCCGTTCTGCTGGTTGCCGCCCTGACCCTGCTGCCCGGTGGGACCGCCGCCCTGGCCGCCCGTCGGAGGCTGACCCATACCGCCGCCCTGCTGGTTGCCCTGGCCGGGGGGCCGCATTCCGCCGCCCATGCCGCCGGGACCGCCCCGGCCGCCGCCGGGACCGCCCATGGAACTGGCGCCGGACGGACCGGCCGTGACGATCGAGCCCTGATGCCCGGTGTTCAGCGTGCTGAGGGTGTACGCCGTCGGCCCGGCCAGCGACGCGACAAAGCTCACCCCTACCGCTGCGAGCGCCAGTTGACGTCCGAGACGCGCGACGAGCAGCAGGCCTGCCGCTCCGGCCAGACCGCCGATGAGGACGGCCCAGCGCAGCCACGGCAGATAGTCCGCAGTCCGTCCCAGCAGGACGTACGACCAGAGCGCGGTCACCGCGACCGTCACGCCGAGCGCTCCACGCGCCCACCACCTGGCCCGCTCCTCCCACAGGACCGTGGCACCCATACCCACGAGCGCCGCGATGTACGGAGCCAGGGCGACCGTGTAGTACTGGTGGAAGATGCCGGCCATGAAGCTGAAGACGACCGCCGTCATCAGCAGCGAGCCGCCCCAGGCGAGGAACGCCGCACGGGCCGTGTCGGTACGCCTGGCCTTCCAGGTGAGCCAGACGCCCGCGGCGAGCAGGATCAGTGCGGCGGGCAGCAGCCAGGAAATCTGGCCGCCGATCTCGGAGTTGAACATCCGGCCCATGCCGGTCTCCCCCCACTGACCGCCGGACTGACCGCCGCCGCCCCCGCCTCCTCCGACGCTGCCGGTCTCGTCGCCGTTGATCCGGCCCAGGCCGTTGTAGCCGAAGGTCAGTTCCAGGAAGGAGTTGTTCTGGGAGCCGCCGATGTACGGACGCGACGAGGCGGGCCACAGTTCGACGATCGCCACCCACCAGCCGCCCGCGACGACCATCGCCAGTGCCGAGAGCCCGAGTTGGCCGAACCTCTTGCGTACGGAGACCGGCGCGAACACCGCGTAGAGCGCGGCCAGCGGCGGCAGGATCAGGAACGCCTGCAGGGTCTTGGACAGGAATGCGAAACCGACCGCGACACCCGCCCACACCAGCCACTTGGTCCGGCCGTTCTCCATCGCGCGCAGCACGCAGTAGACGGTGACGGTCATCAGCAACGCCAGCAGCGCATCCGGGTTGTTGAAGCGGAACATGAGCGCGGCGACGGGCGTGAGCGCGAACACCGCCATCGCGATCAGTCCGGCGGGGGCGTTGAAACGGCGGCGTACGGCCGCGTACAGCACCCCGGCCGTGGCCACCCCCATCAGCACCTGCGGAATCAGAACCGCCCACGAACCGAGGCCGAAGATCCGCACCGACAGGGCCATCGGCCAGAGCGTGGCCGGGGGCTTGTCGACAGTGATCGCGTTGGCAGCGTCCAACGAGCCGAAGAAGAAGGCCTTCCAGCTCTGGCTGCCGGCCTGGACGGCCGCGGAGTAGAAGGAGTTGGCGTACCCGGAGGCGCTGAGATTCCACAGGTACGCGAGCGCGATGACCAGCAGCATGGCCAGGAAGGCGGGCCGCGCCCAGCGCGGGTCCTCGGGCCTGCCCCGCCACACGCGGTGCGCCAAGGGCTTGTTCGGGCGCGCGTGGCCGCCCCCGGTGGCCGGCGCCGGGGGCGTCGGCACATCCGGCGGGGCCGGAAGGTGGTCGGGTTGCAGCGTGGTCATCGGGTGTTCCCCAGTTCGTGGTGAGTGTCATCGGCGCGCCCGGCCGAGGCGGGAGCCGCGAAGGCCGCGGTAGCCGCTGAAGCCGCAGGCGCCCCGGAGGCCCGCTCCGGGAAGACCCAGGCGCGGAAGAGCAGGAACCGCAGCACCGTCGCCGCGAGGTTGGCCGTGATCAGTACGGCGAGTTCCGTGCCGTGCGACGGCGATCCGGACGCCGCTCCCAGTGCGGCCAGCGAGCCGCTGGTCAGCGCGAGACCGATGACGAAGACGACCAGGCCCTGCGCCTGGTGGCGTACGGCTCCGCCCCGGCCGCGTACGCCGAAGGTGAGCCTCCGGTTGGCCGCCGTATTGGCGACGGCGGACACCAGCAGCGCGCCGCCGTTGGCGATCTGCGGGCCGAAACCCAGCCGGAAGAGCGAGTACAGGGCGAGATAGAAGAGCGTGGAAAGCGCGCCGACGACACAGAATCCGACGAGCTGCCGGGCCAGGCCGCGCGGCACCCCGCTCAGAGCGCGGTCGCGCGGATCGTCCCCGAAGGGCCTCGCCAGCCGGTCCAGCGGCAGTGCGCCGACCGCCAGCGCCCGCCCCACCCGCCACACCCCTTTCAGATCCTCGGTCGCGGTCCGCACGATGTGGACGGTGGAGTCGGGATCGTCGACCCAGTCGACCGGCACCTCGTGGATACGCAGCCCGGCGCGCTCGGCGAGCACCAGCATCTCGGTGTCGAAGAACCAACCCGTGTCCTCGACCATCGGCAGCAGCCGCTGCGCGACCTCACGTCGGATGGCCTTGAATCCGCACTGCGCATCGCTGAACCGGGCGGCCAGCGACGAGCGGAGAACGAGGTTGTAGGCGCGCGAGATGAACTCCCGCTTCGATCCGCGCACCACCCGCGAGCTACGGGCCAGCCGGGAGCCGATCGCCAGGTCCGAGTGGCCCGAGATCAGCGGTGCGACCAGCGGCAGCAGCGCGTTGAGGTCGGTGGAGAGATCGACGTCCATGTACGCCAGGACCGGGGCGTCCGAGTGCGACCAGACGGTGCGCAGCGCCCGCCCGCGGCCCTTCTCCTCCAGCCGGCGGGACCGCACCCGGGGCAGCGCCGCCGCGAGCCGGGCCGCCACCTGCGGTGTCCGGTCGGTGCTCGCGTTGTCCGCGACGGTGATCCGGAAGGCGTACGGGAAGGTGCGCGCCAGATGGTCGTGCAGGCGCAGCACACACGGTTCGAGGTCCTTCTCCTCGTTGTAGACGGGTACCACCACATCGAGTACGGGGGCACCTGCCGCATCGACCACTCCGGCGAGGAGATGGTCCCGGGCCGGCAGGGTGCTCCAAGGAGTGTCGGTTCGCATGCCATCGACACTCGTCGGCCCCGCTGTCACGCCGATGTGCTGAGCCTGTCCCCCTGCTGTGAGTGCGGAGCAACCGCGGGAAGCGTCGGCAGATGGACGGCGAACACCGTGTGTCCCGGGAC
This region includes:
- a CDS encoding bifunctional glycosyltransferase family 2/GtrA family protein translates to MRTDTPWSTLPARDHLLAGVVDAAGAPVLDVVVPVYNEEKDLEPCVLRLHDHLARTFPYAFRITVADNASTDRTPQVAARLAAALPRVRSRRLEEKGRGRALRTVWSHSDAPVLAYMDVDLSTDLNALLPLVAPLISGHSDLAIGSRLARSSRVVRGSKREFISRAYNLVLRSSLAARFSDAQCGFKAIRREVAQRLLPMVEDTGWFFDTEMLVLAERAGLRIHEVPVDWVDDPDSTVHIVRTATEDLKGVWRVGRALAVGALPLDRLARPFGDDPRDRALSGVPRGLARQLVGFCVVGALSTLFYLALYSLFRLGFGPQIANGGALLVSAVANTAANRRLTFGVRGRGGAVRHQAQGLVVFVIGLALTSGSLAALGAASGSPSHGTELAVLITANLAATVLRFLLFRAWVFPERASGAPAASAATAAFAAPASAGRADDTHHELGNTR